Proteins from one Thioflavicoccus mobilis 8321 genomic window:
- a CDS encoding peptidylprolyl isomerase has protein sequence MVMNRISAAAPATSARSLLLSWLMALLLPCLAAAANTELDAIVAVVNDDVIVASELRTEIDLVVPQMEQRGTPIPPRDVLERQVLDRLILKRLQLQRADALGIKVDDAMLNRALESIAARNGLGVDELRQALEASGVNFDDFREDTRTQILISQLQNQEVVKNIQVTDQEVDRFLEKESSRLIERTAVHLQHILIAVPEGANEEEVERARQKAQALVAQLRGGADFARVAAANSDGRQALEGGDLGWFEMAAVPSLVSDLAFTMAKGEISDPVRSPSGFHIVRMADIRGSGPQIVTQTHARHILIRTNELVSDADARRRLEQLRMRIVGGEDFATLARANSDDTGSALRGGDLGWLSPGDTVTEFDTQMATLAPGQVSAPFRTSFGWHLVQVLERREQDTTDEVMRHKAREAIRERKATEEIELWLQRLRAEAYVEVRLDRLERE, from the coding sequence ATGGTTATGAATCGAATTAGCGCCGCGGCGCCAGCCACCAGCGCCCGGTCGCTCCTGCTATCGTGGCTGATGGCATTGTTGCTGCCCTGTCTCGCTGCTGCAGCCAACACCGAGCTCGACGCGATCGTCGCCGTCGTCAATGACGACGTGATCGTCGCGAGCGAGCTGCGCACGGAGATCGACCTGGTCGTCCCGCAGATGGAGCAACGCGGCACGCCGATCCCGCCGCGGGACGTGCTGGAGCGCCAGGTCCTCGACCGATTGATCCTCAAGCGATTGCAGCTTCAACGTGCCGACGCGCTCGGGATCAAGGTCGACGACGCGATGCTCAACCGGGCGCTGGAGAGTATCGCGGCGCGCAATGGCCTGGGCGTCGATGAGTTGCGCCAGGCCTTGGAGGCTAGCGGCGTGAACTTCGATGACTTTCGCGAGGACACGCGCACACAGATCCTCATATCGCAGCTGCAGAACCAGGAGGTCGTCAAGAACATCCAGGTCACCGACCAGGAGGTCGACCGCTTCCTGGAGAAAGAATCGAGTCGCCTGATCGAGCGCACCGCGGTGCATCTTCAACACATCCTGATCGCGGTGCCCGAAGGTGCCAACGAGGAAGAGGTCGAGCGCGCCCGCCAGAAGGCCCAGGCACTGGTCGCCCAGTTGCGCGGCGGGGCCGATTTCGCGCGGGTTGCCGCGGCCAACTCCGACGGCCGTCAGGCGCTCGAAGGCGGGGATCTTGGCTGGTTCGAGATGGCGGCGGTGCCGAGCCTCGTCTCGGACCTCGCCTTCACGATGGCCAAGGGCGAGATCAGCGATCCAGTGCGCAGCCCGAGCGGCTTCCACATCGTCCGGATGGCCGACATCCGCGGTAGCGGCCCGCAGATCGTGACCCAGACACATGCCCGCCACATCCTGATTCGCACCAATGAGCTGGTCTCCGACGCCGATGCCCGCCGACGGCTCGAGCAGCTGCGGATGCGCATCGTCGGCGGCGAGGACTTCGCGACGCTGGCCCGGGCCAACTCCGACGACACGGGCTCGGCGCTACGCGGTGGGGACCTGGGTTGGCTCAGTCCCGGCGACACGGTCACCGAGTTCGATACCCAGATGGCCACCCTCGCCCCAGGGCAGGTCAGCGCGCCATTCCGTACGTCGTTCGGTTGGCATCTGGTCCAGGTCCTGGAGCGTCGCGAGCAGGATACGACCGACGAGGTGATGCGCCACAAGGCCCGCGAGGCGATCCGCGAGCGCAAGGCGACCGAGGAGATCGAGCTGTGGCTCCAGCGTCTGCGCGCCGAGGCCTATGTCGAGGTGCGTCTGGACCGTTTGGAGCGCGAATAG
- a CDS encoding NADP-dependent malic enzyme has protein sequence MSEDLYQSALAYHRDPKPGKLEIKATKPLANQRDLALAYSPGVAAACREIVRDPQVASDYTLRGNLVAVITNGTAVLGLGDIGALAAKPVMEGKAVLFKQFADIDVFDIEVDERDPQRFVETVVGLAPTFGAINLEDIKAPDCFVIEEALKQRLDIPVLHDDQHGTAIVVCAAVLNGLRVVGKEIGRVHLVTAGAGAAALACLNLLVELGLPLENITVTDIAGVVYTGRVEEMDPYKARFARDTAQRTLAEALEGADIFLGLSAGGVVKPEWLAQMAAKPMILALANPVPEIMPEQAKAARPDAIIATGRTDFPNQVNNVLCFPFIFRGALDCGAREINYAMKIACVRAIAELAQAETTDIVRTAYGGMSLRFGPEYLIPKPFDPRLMEYLAPAVARAAMESGVATRPIEDLIAYRQSLQNRVFRTGLTMKPVFDLAREEVRRVVYAEGEQRRVLEVAQQAVTQGVARPILIGRPRVIEERIAELGLRLRPGTDVELLDPGDNPSFEAHCAAFYACTKRQGYTPAEARETVRRDATALAATLLRTDEADAMICGTVGRYLRHLRYVEEVIGKTPGVHRLTSMNAVVMHAGTLFIADTYVQEDPNAEDLAEISRLCAQQVRRFGIEPKVALLSHSNFGSHDTPSAAKMRDALRLLRGLEPELEVEGEMHANLALEAGLRLARFPDSRLTGRANLLIMPNQDAANIAFNLLQVLGEGTVIGPILLGAAKPVHIVTPSAGVRALLNMTALAAVQRR, from the coding sequence ATGTCGGAGGATCTCTATCAGTCCGCCCTTGCTTACCACCGCGACCCGAAGCCGGGCAAGTTGGAGATCAAGGCGACCAAGCCGTTGGCCAATCAGCGCGATCTGGCCCTGGCCTACTCCCCCGGTGTGGCGGCGGCCTGCCGCGAGATCGTCCGCGATCCGCAGGTGGCGTCGGACTACACGCTACGGGGCAACCTAGTCGCCGTCATCACCAACGGTACCGCGGTGCTCGGTCTCGGCGACATCGGGGCGCTAGCGGCCAAGCCGGTCATGGAGGGGAAGGCGGTACTGTTCAAACAGTTCGCCGACATCGACGTCTTCGACATCGAGGTCGACGAACGGGATCCGCAGCGCTTCGTCGAGACCGTGGTCGGCCTGGCGCCGACCTTCGGGGCGATCAATCTGGAGGACATCAAGGCCCCCGACTGCTTCGTCATCGAGGAGGCCCTCAAGCAGCGGCTCGACATCCCGGTCCTGCACGATGACCAGCACGGCACGGCGATCGTGGTCTGCGCCGCGGTGCTCAACGGGCTGCGTGTCGTCGGCAAGGAAATCGGCCGGGTCCACCTGGTGACGGCCGGGGCCGGCGCGGCGGCGCTCGCCTGCCTGAATCTGCTCGTCGAGCTCGGCCTGCCGCTCGAGAACATCACGGTCACCGATATCGCTGGGGTCGTCTACACGGGTCGCGTCGAGGAGATGGATCCCTACAAGGCCCGCTTCGCCCGCGACACGGCGCAGCGCACGCTGGCCGAGGCGCTGGAGGGGGCCGACATCTTTCTCGGCTTGTCGGCCGGCGGGGTCGTCAAGCCCGAGTGGCTGGCCCAGATGGCGGCCAAACCGATGATCCTGGCACTCGCCAACCCGGTCCCGGAGATCATGCCAGAGCAGGCGAAGGCCGCTCGTCCGGACGCGATCATCGCCACCGGGCGCACCGACTTCCCCAACCAAGTCAATAATGTCCTCTGCTTTCCGTTCATCTTCCGTGGTGCGCTCGATTGCGGCGCCCGCGAGATCAATTACGCGATGAAGATCGCCTGCGTGCGCGCCATCGCCGAGCTGGCCCAGGCCGAGACGACGGATATCGTGCGTACCGCCTATGGCGGCATGAGCCTGCGTTTCGGCCCCGAGTATCTGATCCCGAAGCCCTTCGACCCGCGTTTGATGGAGTATCTGGCGCCCGCGGTGGCGCGCGCGGCGATGGAGTCGGGCGTCGCCACCCGCCCGATCGAGGATCTCATCGCCTATCGCCAAAGCCTGCAGAACCGCGTCTTCCGCACCGGCTTGACGATGAAGCCGGTCTTCGACCTGGCCCGCGAAGAGGTACGGCGCGTCGTCTATGCCGAGGGCGAGCAGAGACGCGTGCTTGAGGTCGCCCAGCAGGCCGTGACCCAGGGCGTGGCCCGGCCGATCCTGATCGGGCGGCCGCGGGTGATCGAGGAACGGATCGCCGAACTCGGCCTGCGGCTGCGCCCGGGAACGGACGTCGAACTCCTCGATCCAGGCGACAATCCGAGCTTCGAGGCCCATTGCGCGGCCTTCTACGCCTGTACCAAGCGTCAGGGATATACTCCGGCGGAGGCGCGCGAGACGGTGCGTCGCGATGCGACGGCGCTGGCCGCGACCCTGCTGCGCACCGACGAGGCGGATGCGATGATCTGCGGCACCGTCGGCCGCTATCTGCGCCACCTGCGCTATGTCGAGGAGGTCATCGGCAAGACGCCGGGCGTGCATCGACTGACCTCGATGAACGCCGTCGTCATGCATGCCGGGACCCTGTTCATCGCCGACACCTACGTCCAAGAGGATCCGAACGCCGAGGACCTGGCCGAGATCAGTCGACTCTGTGCCCAGCAGGTGCGCCGCTTCGGCATCGAGCCCAAGGTGGCGCTGCTGTCGCACTCGAACTTCGGCAGCCACGACACGCCGTCGGCGGCCAAGATGCGCGATGCCTTACGGCTGCTGAGGGGGCTGGAGCCTGAGCTCGAGGTCGAGGGCGAGATGCACGCCAACCTGGCCCTGGAGGCGGGACTGCGGCTCGCCCGTTTCCCCGACTCGCGCCTCACCGGGCGGGCCAATCTGCTGATCATGCCGAATCAGGACGCCGCCAACATCGCCTTCAATCTGCTCCAGGTCCTCGGCGAAGGCACCGTGATCGGACCCATTTTGCTCGGGGCGGCTAAGCCGGTGCACATCGTCACGCCGAGCGCCGGGGTGCGCGCCCTGCTCAACATGACGGCGCTGGCGGCGGTGCAGCGGCGGTAG
- a CDS encoding Gfo/Idh/MocA family protein yields the protein MNEVRVAVIGVGYLGRFHALIYSRLPGVCLVGVVDTDLARAQAVATEAGCEAYRDAAALVGEVDAVSIVVPTTAHLPVAGPFLRRGIHTLLEKPIAATAEEGAEIVALAERHGAILQIGHLERFNAGIMALAQRITTPRYIEAQRMGGFVERATDVDVVSDLMIHDIDIILALVGAEIATIAAVGAPVLTEHVDIASARLEFTNGAVANVVASRVSDRKMRHIRVFQPRTYLSLDFIDQTLDIAETRPAPPGERPEIVRQRLQIEPVKPLDEELAAFIACVRERRRPLVDGRVGLDALKVALQVRERICGR from the coding sequence ATGAATGAGGTGCGAGTCGCCGTCATCGGGGTCGGCTATCTCGGACGCTTCCATGCCCTGATCTATTCGCGCCTGCCCGGCGTGTGCCTGGTCGGCGTCGTCGACACGGACCTGGCACGCGCGCAGGCCGTCGCCACCGAGGCCGGTTGCGAGGCCTACCGCGATGCCGCGGCACTCGTCGGGGAGGTCGATGCGGTCAGCATCGTCGTGCCGACAACCGCCCACCTGCCCGTCGCCGGCCCCTTTCTGCGGCGCGGCATCCACACATTGCTGGAGAAGCCGATCGCGGCCACGGCCGAAGAGGGGGCCGAGATCGTCGCCCTCGCCGAGCGCCACGGCGCAATCCTGCAGATCGGGCACCTGGAGCGCTTCAACGCCGGCATCATGGCCCTCGCCCAGCGCATCACGACGCCGCGCTACATCGAGGCGCAGCGCATGGGCGGCTTTGTCGAGCGGGCCACCGATGTCGATGTCGTCTCGGACCTGATGATCCACGACATCGATATCATCCTGGCGCTGGTCGGCGCCGAGATCGCGACCATCGCGGCGGTTGGCGCGCCGGTCCTCACAGAACACGTCGACATCGCCAGCGCCCGCTTGGAGTTCACCAATGGCGCCGTCGCCAATGTGGTCGCGAGCCGGGTCTCGGATCGCAAGATGCGCCACATTCGCGTCTTCCAGCCGCGCACCTACCTGTCGCTCGACTTCATCGACCAGACCCTCGACATCGCCGAAACCCGTCCGGCCCCGCCCGGCGAGCGCCCAGAGATCGTCCGCCAGCGCCTCCAGATCGAGCCAGTCAAACCCCTCGACGAGGAGCTCGCGGCCTTCATCGCCTGCGTACGGGAACGCCGCCGCCCGCTCGTCGACGGCCGCGTCGGCCTCGACGCCCTCAAGGTAGCGCTCCAGGTCCGCGAGCGGATCTGCGGGCGTTAG
- the apaG gene encoding Co2+/Mg2+ efflux protein ApaG produces MSRPDETHHQIRVSVRSDYLADQSEPGDGRYAFAYTVTIENLGTQAARLLERHWIITDGDGQVQEVRGEGVVGQQPRIAPGETYRYTSGAVLATPVGSMQGSYGMLADDGTRFEAPISPFSLALQAVLH; encoded by the coding sequence ATGAGTCGCCCGGACGAGACGCACCACCAGATCAGGGTCAGCGTGCGTAGCGACTATCTCGCCGACCAATCCGAGCCCGGCGATGGTCGCTATGCCTTCGCCTATACCGTGACGATCGAGAATCTCGGTACCCAGGCGGCCCGGCTGCTCGAGCGTCACTGGATCATCACCGATGGCGACGGTCAGGTCCAGGAGGTTCGTGGCGAGGGGGTCGTCGGCCAGCAGCCGCGAATCGCCCCCGGGGAGACCTACCGCTACACGAGCGGGGCCGTCCTCGCGACGCCGGTCGGTAGCATGCAGGGCAGCTATGGGATGCTGGCCGATGATGGCACTCGATTCGAGGCGCCGATCTCGCCCTTTTCGCTGGCCCTGCAGGCCGTCCTGCACTGA
- the ubiG gene encoding bifunctional 2-polyprenyl-6-hydroxyphenol methylase/3-demethylubiquinol 3-O-methyltransferase UbiG — translation MTSNPVSATSVDPDEVAYYERLADRWWDSDGPFWPLHRLNGFRVGYIRERLGSALGHHEAGTQPLAGLRLLDIGCGGGILSESLARLGAEVVGIDVAPKNIRVASLHAERAGLAIDYRLVSAEELAASGATFDAVLNMEVIEHVEGLSGFLASCGRLVRPGGVMVVATINRTPLAYLMAILGAERILRWLPVGTHHYRKLVRPAEVVDGLGTDFEERHRIGVRVNPFDRSFYYTRLLSVNYMMLFQKTAAMSGMATGVTENVGI, via the coding sequence ATGACGTCGAATCCTGTCTCCGCCACTAGCGTCGATCCAGACGAGGTCGCCTACTATGAGCGGCTTGCCGACCGCTGGTGGGACAGCGACGGGCCCTTCTGGCCCCTACATCGTCTCAACGGCTTTCGGGTCGGCTACATCCGCGAGCGCCTGGGATCGGCGCTCGGCCATCACGAGGCCGGCACGCAGCCGCTCGCGGGGTTGCGGTTGCTCGACATCGGTTGTGGCGGTGGCATCCTCAGCGAGTCGCTGGCGCGGCTCGGGGCCGAGGTCGTCGGCATCGATGTGGCGCCGAAGAACATCCGCGTCGCGTCGCTCCACGCCGAGCGTGCCGGCCTGGCGATCGACTACCGGCTGGTGAGCGCCGAGGAGCTGGCCGCGAGCGGCGCGACCTTCGATGCCGTCCTCAATATGGAGGTCATCGAACATGTCGAGGGCCTTTCGGGTTTCCTCGCCAGTTGCGGGCGCTTGGTGCGCCCTGGCGGAGTCATGGTCGTCGCGACGATAAACCGTACGCCGCTGGCCTATCTGATGGCGATCCTGGGGGCCGAGCGCATCCTGCGCTGGTTGCCGGTGGGTACTCACCATTATCGCAAGCTGGTCAGGCCGGCCGAAGTCGTCGACGGGCTCGGTACGGACTTCGAAGAGCGCCACCGTATCGGCGTGCGGGTCAATCCGTTCGATCGCTCGTTCTACTACACCCGTCTCCTCAGCGTCAACTATATGATGCTGTTTCAGAAGACGGCGGCCATGAGCGGCATGGCGACAGGGGTGACAGAAAACGTCGGGATCTGA
- a CDS encoding symmetrical bis(5'-nucleosyl)-tetraphosphatase gives MATYAFGDIQGCYDELRRLLDRLDFDPQHDKLWFAGDLVNRGPDSLKVLRFVKSLEDRAITVLGNHDLHLLALASGRVTRRDKGDLDDVLAAPDRDELLDWLRHRPLIHHDSHKGFSLIHAGLPPQWDLAIARACAGEVEAVLRGPDCAELLAAMYGNEPRHWSPGLKGMDRLRFIVNCFTRLRYCDRDGGLMLDEKAPLGQQSPLALPWFQVPERATRNERILFGHWSTLGYRAGDNVWALDSGCLWGGHLTAIRVRRKKPMVPVQLDCTGYADPGG, from the coding sequence ATGGCGACCTACGCGTTCGGCGATATCCAGGGCTGCTACGACGAGCTGCGTCGTCTGCTCGATCGGCTCGACTTCGATCCCCAGCACGACAAGCTCTGGTTCGCCGGCGATCTGGTCAATCGGGGTCCCGACTCCCTCAAGGTTCTGCGTTTCGTCAAGAGCTTGGAGGACCGGGCAATCACCGTCCTCGGCAACCACGACCTACACTTGCTCGCGCTGGCCAGTGGGCGGGTCACGCGCCGTGACAAGGGCGATCTCGATGACGTCCTCGCCGCGCCCGACCGTGACGAACTGCTCGACTGGCTGCGCCATCGCCCGCTGATCCACCATGATTCCCACAAGGGCTTCTCGCTGATCCACGCCGGTCTGCCGCCGCAGTGGGACCTGGCGATCGCGCGCGCCTGCGCCGGCGAGGTCGAGGCGGTGCTGCGCGGTCCTGATTGCGCCGAGCTGCTGGCGGCCATGTATGGTAATGAACCGCGCCACTGGTCGCCGGGCCTAAAGGGCATGGATCGGTTGCGCTTCATCGTCAACTGTTTCACGCGGCTGCGTTACTGCGACCGCGATGGCGGCCTGATGCTCGACGAAAAGGCGCCGCTCGGCCAGCAATCGCCGCTCGCGTTGCCCTGGTTTCAGGTCCCGGAGCGAGCGACGCGCAACGAGCGCATCCTCTTCGGCCACTGGTCGACGCTCGGCTACCGCGCCGGTGACAACGTCTGGGCGCTCGACTCCGGCTGCCTGTGGGGTGGTCACTTGACCGCCATCCGGGTGCGACGCAAGAAGCCGATGGTCCCGGTGCAGCTCGACTGCACCGGTTACGCGGATCCCGGCGGCTGA